A single genomic interval of Electrophorus electricus isolate fEleEle1 chromosome 4, fEleEle1.pri, whole genome shotgun sequence harbors:
- the elac2 gene encoding zinc phosphodiesterase ELAC protein 2 isoform X1: MSAARLGCRAFTWRFGQRGVELFRTMATNVRKTKPPKDTLRHVRMREHRRPGEQRGPSTAYVQVVGAGSRDNGASLYVFSEYNRYLFNCGEGTQRVMQEYKLKAARLDKIFLTRMSWATVGGLSGMILTLKDIGVPECVLFGPPQLEKYLNAIQVFSGPLDDINLSMRACNEPDFKDDTMTVSQVPIYAQHLGQTVRHSSSPSSSSSSQWRELWQPENCTDSRATQPGSSEGRGRSARASSLVVAYVCKLHPKKGNFLVQKAKELGLPVGTAAIGPFISALKDGKSVTYEGKEIHPAEVCTPSDPGPVFLVIDCPSEEFLQPLCTNPVLGRYQVGGTEDSATLVVHMTPEAVLRTEEYQHWMERFSSGTEHLVMNEQVCTIHNIRSYKIQTQLHMIHADIFPELQHYRTTETQVPLHVPSVRAECLLKYQLKPKAEWQRDAIVSCNKEEFAQEAAEVPGFLQEVERCRQFQATDSVVQSAGEVERYPEVVFLGTGSAVPMKIRNVSGTLVNISSSHSVLLDCGEGTFGQMCRHYGNDVDEVLSKLSTVFVSHMHADHHTGLINVLLQRERALNSLGKSFTPVYLIAPTAIMTWLSQYHDHCQEILSHINFIPAKSLSAGAAVPHFKTKTCIQTILQKTDLTKFQTCLVRHCKNAFACSLTHQSGWQLVFSGDTMPCDALADMGKNATLLIHEATLEDGMEEEAIDKRHSTTSQAINVGMKMGAEFIMLNHFSQRYAKIPLFSDNFNQRVGISFDHMRIRLGDFQILPRLLAPLRVLFAEELEEMEEKRGRRELKSGKTLEVESNWKAEICAGKRGGDSRDQEELNQLMTSKRLKAN; encoded by the exons ATGAGCGCAGCTAGGCTGGGCTGTAGAGCCTTCACCTGGCGCTTCGGTCAACGCGGCGTGGAGCTTTTTAGGACCATGGCTACGAACGTGAGGAAGACCAAGCCGCCGAAGGACACGTTACGGCATGTGAGGATGAGGGAGCACCGGAGACCCGGGGAGCAGCGTGGCCCGTCCACGGCCTACGTCCAGGTTGTGGGTGCTGGGAGCCGGGATAACGGAGCATCGCTGTACGTCTTCTCCGAGTACAACCG ATACCTGTTTAACTGTGGGGAAGGGACCCAGAGAGTGATGCAAGAATACAA ACTGAAGGCAGCTCGCTTGGACAAAATCTTTCTGACCAGGATGAGCTGGGCTACTGTGGGAGGTCTGTCAG GAATGATCCTCACTCTTAAGGACATCGGGGTCCCTGAGTGTGTCTTGTTCGGACCACCACAGCTG gaGAAATATCTGAATGCAATTCAAGTGTTCTCAGGGCCGCTAGATGATATCAACCTGT CCATGAGAGCCTGCAATGAGCCGGACTTTAAAGATGACACCATGACTGTCAGTCAAGTGCCCATCTATG cTCAGCATTTAGGGCAGACAGTGAGGCATAGCAGCAGTCCGAGCAGTTCCAGCTCCAGCCAGTGGAGGGAGCTCTGGCAACCTGAGAATTGTACTGACAGCAGAGCGACACAGCCAGGAAGCTCAG AAGGCAGAGGCAGATCAGCGAGGGCCTCCTCTCTGGTGGTGGCTTACGTCTGTAAG CTGCATCCAAAAAAGGGGAACTTCCTGGTGCAGAAGGCCAAGGAGCTGGGCCTACCTGT GGGAACTGCTGCCATTGGACCATTCATATCTGCCTTAAAAGATGGCAAAAGTGTAACCTACGAAGGGAAGGAG ATCCACCCGGCGGAAGTGTGCACGCCTTCAGACCCGGGCCCCGTGTTCCTGGTCATCGACTGCCCCTCTGAGGAGTTCCTACAGCCCCTCTGCACCAATCCTGTCCTCGGAAG ATATCAGGTTGGGGGTACGGAGGACAGCGCCACCCTGGTGGTGCACATGACGCCGGAGGCAGTGTTGAGGACAGAGGAGTACCAGCACTGGATGGAGAG GTTCTCTTCCGGTACAGAGCACCTGGTCATGAACGAGCAGGTGTGTACCATTCACAACATCAGAAGCTACAAGATCCAGACGCAGCTGCACATGATCCACGCTGACATCTTCCCTGAGCTCCAGCACTATAGAACCACG gaGACCCAGGTTCCACTGCACGTGCCCAGTGTGAGAGCAGAGTGTCTCCTGAAGTACCAGTTGAAGCCCAAAGCCGAGTGGCAGCG AGATGCCATCGTCTCCTGTAACAAGGAGGAATTTGCTCAGGAAGCTGCAGAGGTTCCAGGCTTCCTGCAGGAGGTGGAGAGATGCAGACAGTTCCAGGCTACAGATTCTGTCGTGCAGTCTG CAGGCGAGGTGGAGAGGTATCCTGAGGTGGTGTTTCTGGGTACTGGATCAGCTGTGCCCATGAAGATCAGAAATGTCAGTGGAACTCTGGTCAATATCAG CTCTTCTCACTCTGTGCTCTTGGATTGTGGAGAGGGCACCTTCGGTCAGATGTGCCGTCACTATGGCAACGATGTGGACGAGGTGTTGTCCAAGTTATCCACGGTGTTTGTGTCTCACATGCATGCGGACCATCACACA GGCTTGATTAACGTGCTGCTGCAGAGGGAGCGAGCACTA aACAGTCTGGGGAAGTCCTTCACTCCTGTTTACCTGATTGCGCCCACTGCCATCATGACCTGGCTCAGTCAGTACCACGACCACTGCCAGGAGATCCTCAGTCACATCAA CTTCATTCCAGCGAAGAGTCTGAGTGCGGGAGCTGCAGTGCCGCATTTTAAGACCAAGACCTGCATTCAGACCATCCTGCAGAAAACCGACCTGACTAAG tttCAGACATGTCTGGTCAGGCACTGTAAGAATGCATTTGCGTGTAGTCTGACCCATCAGTCTGGCTGGCAGCTGGTGTTCTCCGGAGACACCATGCCCTGTGATGCCCTGGCGGACATGG GAAAAAATGCAACACTGTTGATTCATGAAGCCACTCTGGAGGATGGAATGGAAGAGGAAGCCATAGACAAAAGAcacag CACGACCTCGCAGGCCATCAACGTGGGGATGAAGATGGGGGCGGAGTTTATCATGCTGAACCACTTCAGCCAGAGGTACGCCAAGATCCCCCTGTTCAGCGACAACTTCAACCAGCGCGTAGGAATCTCCTTCGACCACATGAGG ATCCGGCTGGGAGATTTCCAGATCCTTCCACGACTGCTGGCGCCCCTGAGGGTCTTGTTTGCTGAGGAACTCGAGGAaatggaggagaagagaggaagaagagaactGAAGTCAGGGAAAACTTTGGAGGTGGAGTCTAACTGGAAGGCAGAGATATGTGCAGGAAAAAGAGGTGGGGACAGCAGAGATCAGGAGGAGCTTAACCAGTTAATGACCTCAAAGAGGCTGAAGGCCAACTGA
- the elac2 gene encoding zinc phosphodiesterase ELAC protein 2 isoform X2, with the protein MSAARLGCRAFTWRFGQRGVELFRTMATNVRKTKPPKDTLRHVRMREHRRPGEQRGPSTAYVQVVGAGSRDNGASLYVFSEYNRYLFNCGEGTQRVMQEYKLKAARLDKIFLTRMSWATVGGLSGMILTLKDIGVPECVLFGPPQLEKYLNAIQVFSGPLDDINLSMRACNEPDFKDDTMTVSQVPIYAQHLGQTVRHSSSPSSSSSSQWRELWQPENCTDSRATQPGSSEGRGRSARASSLVVAYVCKLHPKKGNFLVQKAKELGLPVGTAAIGPFISALKDGKSVTYEGKEIHPAEVCTPSDPGPVFLVIDCPSEEFLQPLCTNPVLGRYQVGGTEDSATLVVHMTPEAVLRTEEYQHWMERFSSGTEHLVMNEQVCTIHNIRSYKIQTQLHMIHADIFPELQHYRTTETQVPLHVPSVRAECLLKYQLKPKAEWQRDAIVSCNKEEFAQEAAEVPGFLQEVERCRQFQATDSVVQSGEVERYPEVVFLGTGSAVPMKIRNVSGTLVNISSSHSVLLDCGEGTFGQMCRHYGNDVDEVLSKLSTVFVSHMHADHHTGLINVLLQRERALNSLGKSFTPVYLIAPTAIMTWLSQYHDHCQEILSHINFIPAKSLSAGAAVPHFKTKTCIQTILQKTDLTKFQTCLVRHCKNAFACSLTHQSGWQLVFSGDTMPCDALADMGKNATLLIHEATLEDGMEEEAIDKRHSTTSQAINVGMKMGAEFIMLNHFSQRYAKIPLFSDNFNQRVGISFDHMRIRLGDFQILPRLLAPLRVLFAEELEEMEEKRGRRELKSGKTLEVESNWKAEICAGKRGGDSRDQEELNQLMTSKRLKAN; encoded by the exons ATGAGCGCAGCTAGGCTGGGCTGTAGAGCCTTCACCTGGCGCTTCGGTCAACGCGGCGTGGAGCTTTTTAGGACCATGGCTACGAACGTGAGGAAGACCAAGCCGCCGAAGGACACGTTACGGCATGTGAGGATGAGGGAGCACCGGAGACCCGGGGAGCAGCGTGGCCCGTCCACGGCCTACGTCCAGGTTGTGGGTGCTGGGAGCCGGGATAACGGAGCATCGCTGTACGTCTTCTCCGAGTACAACCG ATACCTGTTTAACTGTGGGGAAGGGACCCAGAGAGTGATGCAAGAATACAA ACTGAAGGCAGCTCGCTTGGACAAAATCTTTCTGACCAGGATGAGCTGGGCTACTGTGGGAGGTCTGTCAG GAATGATCCTCACTCTTAAGGACATCGGGGTCCCTGAGTGTGTCTTGTTCGGACCACCACAGCTG gaGAAATATCTGAATGCAATTCAAGTGTTCTCAGGGCCGCTAGATGATATCAACCTGT CCATGAGAGCCTGCAATGAGCCGGACTTTAAAGATGACACCATGACTGTCAGTCAAGTGCCCATCTATG cTCAGCATTTAGGGCAGACAGTGAGGCATAGCAGCAGTCCGAGCAGTTCCAGCTCCAGCCAGTGGAGGGAGCTCTGGCAACCTGAGAATTGTACTGACAGCAGAGCGACACAGCCAGGAAGCTCAG AAGGCAGAGGCAGATCAGCGAGGGCCTCCTCTCTGGTGGTGGCTTACGTCTGTAAG CTGCATCCAAAAAAGGGGAACTTCCTGGTGCAGAAGGCCAAGGAGCTGGGCCTACCTGT GGGAACTGCTGCCATTGGACCATTCATATCTGCCTTAAAAGATGGCAAAAGTGTAACCTACGAAGGGAAGGAG ATCCACCCGGCGGAAGTGTGCACGCCTTCAGACCCGGGCCCCGTGTTCCTGGTCATCGACTGCCCCTCTGAGGAGTTCCTACAGCCCCTCTGCACCAATCCTGTCCTCGGAAG ATATCAGGTTGGGGGTACGGAGGACAGCGCCACCCTGGTGGTGCACATGACGCCGGAGGCAGTGTTGAGGACAGAGGAGTACCAGCACTGGATGGAGAG GTTCTCTTCCGGTACAGAGCACCTGGTCATGAACGAGCAGGTGTGTACCATTCACAACATCAGAAGCTACAAGATCCAGACGCAGCTGCACATGATCCACGCTGACATCTTCCCTGAGCTCCAGCACTATAGAACCACG gaGACCCAGGTTCCACTGCACGTGCCCAGTGTGAGAGCAGAGTGTCTCCTGAAGTACCAGTTGAAGCCCAAAGCCGAGTGGCAGCG AGATGCCATCGTCTCCTGTAACAAGGAGGAATTTGCTCAGGAAGCTGCAGAGGTTCCAGGCTTCCTGCAGGAGGTGGAGAGATGCAGACAGTTCCAGGCTACAGATTCTGTCGTGCAGTCTG GCGAGGTGGAGAGGTATCCTGAGGTGGTGTTTCTGGGTACTGGATCAGCTGTGCCCATGAAGATCAGAAATGTCAGTGGAACTCTGGTCAATATCAG CTCTTCTCACTCTGTGCTCTTGGATTGTGGAGAGGGCACCTTCGGTCAGATGTGCCGTCACTATGGCAACGATGTGGACGAGGTGTTGTCCAAGTTATCCACGGTGTTTGTGTCTCACATGCATGCGGACCATCACACA GGCTTGATTAACGTGCTGCTGCAGAGGGAGCGAGCACTA aACAGTCTGGGGAAGTCCTTCACTCCTGTTTACCTGATTGCGCCCACTGCCATCATGACCTGGCTCAGTCAGTACCACGACCACTGCCAGGAGATCCTCAGTCACATCAA CTTCATTCCAGCGAAGAGTCTGAGTGCGGGAGCTGCAGTGCCGCATTTTAAGACCAAGACCTGCATTCAGACCATCCTGCAGAAAACCGACCTGACTAAG tttCAGACATGTCTGGTCAGGCACTGTAAGAATGCATTTGCGTGTAGTCTGACCCATCAGTCTGGCTGGCAGCTGGTGTTCTCCGGAGACACCATGCCCTGTGATGCCCTGGCGGACATGG GAAAAAATGCAACACTGTTGATTCATGAAGCCACTCTGGAGGATGGAATGGAAGAGGAAGCCATAGACAAAAGAcacag CACGACCTCGCAGGCCATCAACGTGGGGATGAAGATGGGGGCGGAGTTTATCATGCTGAACCACTTCAGCCAGAGGTACGCCAAGATCCCCCTGTTCAGCGACAACTTCAACCAGCGCGTAGGAATCTCCTTCGACCACATGAGG ATCCGGCTGGGAGATTTCCAGATCCTTCCACGACTGCTGGCGCCCCTGAGGGTCTTGTTTGCTGAGGAACTCGAGGAaatggaggagaagagaggaagaagagaactGAAGTCAGGGAAAACTTTGGAGGTGGAGTCTAACTGGAAGGCAGAGATATGTGCAGGAAAAAGAGGTGGGGACAGCAGAGATCAGGAGGAGCTTAACCAGTTAATGACCTCAAAGAGGCTGAAGGCCAACTGA